The Xiphophorus hellerii strain 12219 chromosome 5, Xiphophorus_hellerii-4.1, whole genome shotgun sequence genome window below encodes:
- the anapc11 gene encoding anaphase-promoting complex subunit 11, whose product MKVKIRQWSGVASWSWVANDENCGICRMPFNGCCPDCKVPGDDCPLVWGQCSHCFHMHCILKWLNSQQVQQQCPMCRQEWKFKE is encoded by the exons ATGAAGGTGAAGATAAGGCAGTGGAGCGGGGTGGCCTCCTGGTCCTGGGTGGCTAACGATGAAAACTGCGGCATCTGCAGGATGCCTTTCAACGGCTGCTGTCCGGACT GCAAAGTTCCTGGAGACGACTGCCCTCTGGTCTGGGGTCAGTGCTCTCACTGTTTCCACATGCACTGCATCCTGAAGTGGCTGAACTCCCAGCAAGTCCAGCAGCAGTGCCCTATGTGTCGTCAGGAGTGGAAGTTCAAAGAGTGA
- the LOC116719465 gene encoding zinc finger protein 318-like: MYSQGSDYGYRRQDGDRNSRQKWDDYDDRREDRHDFCSNTPRASYYKYSSEGHSSTTRVSKSQDYSESPKTLCSSDSVSREWSRMSPVRRRLSPPDWDVPEVKRRRQTEEDDTDYRYKRDSPEKAHRLSPASFSRNQQLGYSQSHEDDARYRKMSPYSRSRNQHEELPHKYQYEDFFDRDSSDRFEGSAYRRPGYSLERTLSPDDTTKIQAKMRERIPNSSSSGYYDEYYENRTTVPLNGSSGQSSKSDAPPQRAALPDDKSSKGFQRFLEVLNKGVNVDVLTQIVSQSPAPQCDGPIIPRSFVKVADQQWSPSCTERQQKSYKDNSYWNESKGSLRSTSPLPHHRSASPDRNVVSIGSKSPSVEKTSITPEDEQKRKQMQDVLQAIGVDLGFEELGQMSHRIQERLYGKRDNERGRRLSRERGVGQTFTEGRRSRSLSSSSSFSPPTQNFYTRRDSLSNSRDEADLQRSERSSALKRRTFQDGQSSEESKISTVKSIPVLNVASKPISAVRQPSPAMMPPMPPTLSRLPYTPITHPPPSYPTVPPPPLPFPPLAGPGSFLPHVPPMLPHPFFPPPDVFPPLLPQVRPPFPPNLQLCNPTNVEAQPAMKTKQISRMQGRRRFLQFIK, from the exons ATGTATTCACAAGGATCTGACTACGGTTACAGGCGGCAGGATGGTGACAGAAATTCAAGACAGAAGTGGGATGATTATGATGACAGACGGGAAGACAGGCACGACTTCTGCAGTAATACACCTCGGGCCTCTTATTATAAGTACAGCAGTGAGGGACACAGTAGCACAACCAGGGTGAGCAAAAGTCAAGATTACAGCGAGTCTCCTAAAACACTCTGCAGCTCAGATTCAGTAAGCAGAGAGTGGAGTAGAATGAGCCCGGTGAGGAGGCGTTTGTCCCCACCTGATTGGGATGTGCCTGAAGTTAAAAGGCGAAGGCAAACAGAGGAAGATGATACGGATTATAGATATAAACGGGATTCCCCAGAAAAAGCTCACAGGCTGTCACCAGCAAGTTTTTCACGTAACCAACAGTTGGGATATTCGCAGTCACATGAAGATGATGCCAGATACAGGAAAATGTCGCCATATTCCAGATCCAGAAATCAACATGAAGAGCTGCCTCACAAATACCAGTATGAGGATTTCTTTGACAGAGATTCATCTGATCGTTTCGAAGGAAGTGCTTATAGGAGACCTGGGTATTCGCTAGAGAGGACCCTCTCACCAGACGACACTACAAAG ATTCAAGCCAAGATGAGAGAGAGAATACCCAACTCCTCCTCATCTGGGTATTATGATGAATATTATGAAAACAGAACCACGGTGCCTCTAAATGGATCCAGTGGACAG TCTTCTAAAAGCGACGCCCCTCCACAGAGAGCCGCACTCCCCGACGACAAGTCATCCAAAGGCTTCCAACGCTTTCTTGAAGTACTCAACAAGGGCGTGAATGTTGACGTTCTCACTCAGATAGTAAGTCAGAGCCCTGCACCACAGTGTGATGGGCCCATTATTCCAAGGTCTTTTGTGAAAGTTGCAGATCAACAGTGGTCTCCCAGTTGCACTGAGAGGCAACAGAAATCATATAAAGATAACAGCTACTGGAATGAAAGTAAGGGCTCCCTCAGGTCGACATCTCCGCTGCCTCATCATCGCTCCGCTAGTCCAGACCGGAATGTCGTGTCTATTGGCAGCAAATCCCCTTCAGTGGAAAAGACGAGTATAACACCTGAAGATGAGCAAAAGCGCAAGCAAATGCAAGACGTTTTACAGGCTATCGGTGTGGATTTGGGATTCGAGGAGCTCGGTCAAATGTCCCATCGAATCCAGGAGCGTCTTTATGGTAAGAGGGATAACGAGCGTGGCCGCAGATTAAGTAGAGAAAGAGGTGTTGGACAGACGTTCACCGAGGGACGCAGAAGTAGATCGTTGTCAAGCAGTTCTAGTTTTAGCCCACCAACTCAAAATTTTTATACAAGGAGAGACTCCTTAAGCAATTCAAGGGACGAAGCAGACCTGCAGCGATCTGAACGCAGTTCGGCGTTAAAAAGGAGGACTTTTCAGGATGGTCAGAGCAGTGAGGAGAGTAAAATAAGCACAGTGAAGAGCATTCCTGTACTGAATGTTGCTTCCAAACCTATCTCTGCTGTAAGGCAACCTTCTCCGGCAATGATGCCGCCAATGCCTCCAACTCTTTCAAGGCTACCTTATACTCCCATCACCCATCCACCACCGTCATACCCAACTGTTCCTCCACCTCCGCTTCCTTTCCCGCCTCTTGCCGGACCAGGAAGTTTCCTTCCCCATGTGCCTCCCATGCTCCCTCATCCTTTCTTTCCACCTCCAGATGTCTTTCCTCCGCTGCTCCCTCAAGTGAGACCGCCATTCCCACCGAACCTGCAGCTTTGCAATCCAACAAACGTAGAGGCTCAACCGGccatgaaaacaaagcaaatatcAAGAATGCAAGGAAGGCGCCGcttcctgcagtttattaaGTGA
- the LOC116719464 gene encoding uncharacterized protein LOC116719464 isoform X1: MDSHDNAWSFPAQRLQVRLEPDQQKLVNTNRIERVPRFTDHWQTRPMYTAVQPHSGGVAWKEQSSPSLNSPDPDGNPFNSEDEEDPELARKKRELQELHEQIMHKKTTIAIKAIEMIVKNPDSPDDQEFDTYNPESLRDRVTEILQQRSFSFFSKVKLCKQKAKAAASRKDEVKQQHHPLKLRVKALNAHRLRDRGILPPKREKILDVPPPLTTRAVASPAKEESNAAKGFERFLNVLNRGADLNLKSMLSDDPLPPPDHIITSPAKQQQEETTTNKGYEHLLTALKTVAAAVPNMKKTGADVPLLPPGCSITSPERQERTTSKGYERLLSVLNKGAAPNLNTTIPDVSLNPPSHSDPHRTKKESSTKKSPEGESRASRGSEHTGQHSESKSSASRKSESKSKADRCSDHEKSENKHSDHEKSVNKHSDRKTSPKGGNEGKTGDSRASEHKKSVDRGSDLESTISRCSEVKKRNSDCKDGADRGSENANNLDRPSERKGSVHRVCERESSANQGSGIENILDRSSETKRSVSKGSVDWLLEDKGSVKRNFESDSGANRSSGHKNSGDQASESESGVSKTLKSESEKNRGLKSKSSDNKGFERFVSLLNSGVDITKLRKMIKDEVDDLPKTSPSGLKKAPKSENQKSDTGFSLPGCSGISSVKSKTVNQETSSPEDVEIKKVKKRSSLDSSSQLEPALEVKKKKEEEKGTSEIDEKQKQVQSILKTLGLNLDVEELTKLTDRTQERLYGRKNEGRETSESRMEQKSQLALSHKKHSRSRSSSSSSSSSSYSSSSSSSSTFSRYASRSRSRSPRGRRHWRSRSRDAHRRSRDRGRDGGKGHSRTEANKDAQRPSYRNQQHPFCSPYGTPSAYADYNFYQYAQYMNYYNAYNSAINSNWVFDPNQSHVPPSRSQWHSVLADMKLPNQPGQISLHDFMLFMNPDLSGSEGQSNEPSGSRCLTVIDTIPSSASSVTECRRLMNLERNELGLKRKNHIKNKRKQSARSTEDFTPKRIVEKSTEKKPAGTLTAEKKASETVSMEKKNPETVAMKEKIAETVVMEKKGAETVAMDIRVAGKKTINSKTLNSTPSQGKTSGAIAKAMEEKKRRLTEEKIKTNLREKLLEFNRKARLLTQPTSTIKPSANSLDSELL, translated from the exons ATGGATTCACATGACAATGCCTGGAGTTTTCCTGCTCAAAGGCTGCAGGTACGTCTGGAGCCAGATCAACAGAAGCTTGTTAACACCAACAGGATAGAGAGAGTCCCAAGATTTACCGATCACTGGCAAACACGCCCTATGTACACTGCTGTCCAGCCTCACAGCGGTGGTGTAGCCTGGAaggaacaaagctccccatccCTGAACTCCCCAGACCCAGATGGAAACCCATTCAACTCAGAGGATGAGGAAGATCCTGAGTTGGCGAGAAAGAAGCGAGAGCTTCAGGAGTTACATGAGCAGATTATGCATAAGAAAACCACCATCGCTATCAAAGCAATTGAGATGATTGTGAAGAATCCAGATTCTCCTGATGACCAGGAGTTTGATACTTACAATCCTGAATCGCTTCGAGACAGAGTGACTGAGATATTGCAGCAACGTTCATTCAGCTTTTTCTCCAAG GTTAAGTTAtgtaaacaaaaagcaaaagccGCTGCTTCGAGAAAAGATGAAGTGAAGCAGCAGCACCATCCACTGAAGCTCAGAGTGAAGGCATTAAATGCACACAGACTCAGGGACCGTGGCATTTTACCACCCAAAAGAGAGAAG ATCCTTGATGTTCCCCCACCTCTCACCACCCGGGCTGTTGCTTCACCGGCTAAAGAGGAAAGCAACGCTGCTAAGGGCTTCGAACGCTTCCTGAATGTGCTCAACAGAGGAGCTGATCTCAACCTGAAAAGCATG CTTTCAGATGaccctctgcctcctcctgacCACATCATTACTTCGCCtgcaaagcagcagcaggaagagacCACCACCAACAAGGGATATGAGCACTTACTCACTGCTCTCAagacagtagcagcagcagtccCTAACATGAAAAAAACG GGTGCTGATGTCCCTCTGCTGCCTCCTGGCTGCAGCATTACTTCCCCTGAAAGGCAGGAGAGAACCACAAGCAAGGGATACGAGCGCTTACTCAGTGTTCTCAACAAAGGAGCTGCTCCCAACTTGAACACCACG atcCCTGATGTTTCGCTAAATCCTCCCAGCCATAGCGACCCTCATAGAACAAAAAAGGAGAGCAGTACCAAGAAGAGTCCTGAGGGCGAGAGCAGAGCCAGTCGAGGTTCTGAGCATACAGGGCAACATTCTGAGAGTAAGAGCAGTGCAAGCAGAAAATCTGAGAGCAAGAGCAAAGCCGACAGATGTTCAGACCACgagaaaagtgaaaacaaacattctgATCACGAGAAAAGTGTCAACAAGCATTCTGACCGCAAGACCAGTCCAAAAGGAGGCAATGAGGGCAAAACTGGTGACAGCAGAGCTTCTGAGCACAAGAAAAGTGTTGACAGAGGCTCTGACCTTGAGAGTACCATCAGCCGATGTTCTGAAGTCAAGAAAAGAAATTCTGATTGTAAAGACGGAGCTGATAGAGGTTCTGAGAACGCGAACAACCTCGACAGACCTTCTGAACGCAAGGGCAGTGTCCACAGAGTTTGTGAGCGCGAGAGCAGTGCGAACCAAGGTTCTGGGATTGAAAACATTCTCGACAGAAGTTCTGAAACCAAGAGGAGTGTCAGCAAGGGCAGCGTTGATTGGCTCCTTGAAGACAAGGGCAGCGTGAAAAGAAATTTTGAGTCAGATAGCGGTGCAAACAGAAGTTCTGGTCACAAGAACAGTGGCGACCAAGCTTCTGAGTCAGAGAGCGGTGTCAGTAAAACTCTTAAAAGTGAGAGCGAGAAGAACAGAGGTCTCAAGAGCAAGAGCAGTGATAACAAAGGTTTTGAGCGCTTTGTGAGTCTGCTCAACAGTGGAGTGGACATCACCAAGCTCAGAAAGATGATCAAAGATGAGGTAGATGATCTTCCAAAAACCTCTCCCTCTGGTTTGAAAAAGGCCCCCAAGAGTGAAAACCAGAAGTCCGATACTGGATTCTCGCTGCCAGGCTGCAGTGGGATCAGCAGCGTAAAATCAAAAACTGTCAATCAAGAGACGTCTTCACCTGAAGACGTTGAGataaagaaagttaaaaaaaggaGCAGTTTGGACTCCAGTAGTCAACTTGAGCCCGCCCTGGAagtgaaaaagaagaaggaagaggaaaaggGAACCTCAGAAATAgatgaaaagcagaaacaagTGCAGAGCATTCTTAAAACGTTGGGTTTGAATCTGGACGTGGAGGAATTGACCAAACTAACAGATCGCACTCAGGAGAGGCTATATGGAAGGAAGAATGAAGGTAGAGAGACGAGCGAAAGCAGGATGGAACAGAAAAGTCAACTTGCTCTCTCCCATAAAAAACACAGTAGGTCccgctcctcctcttcctcttcgtCGTCCTCTTCgtattcttcttcttcctcttcctcctcaacTTTCTCTAGATATGCCTCTAGAAGCCGTAGTCGGAGCCCTCGGGGCCGCCGGCATTGGCGCTCTCGCAGCAGAGATGCACATAGACGTTCTCGTGACAGAGGCAGAGATGGAGGGAAGGGGCATAGCAGGACTGAGGCCAATAAAGACGCCCAGAGGCCCAGTTACAGAAACCAACAACATCCTTTTTGTTCTCCTTACGGTACTCCTTCTGCATATGCCGATTACAATTTCTACCAATATGCCCAGTATATGAACTACTACAATGCCTACAACAGTGCTATAAACTCCAATTGGGTATTTGATCCAAATCAGAGTCATGTGCCACCGTCCCGTTCACAGTGGCACTCAGTATTAGCAGATATGAAGCTTCCCAACCAACCTGGACAGATCTCACTTCATGACTTCATGCTGTTCATGAATCCAGACTTGTCTGGGAGTGAAGGTCAGAGCAACGAACCCTCTGGTTCTCGTTGCCTCACGGTCATCGATACTATACCATCTTCTGCAAGCAGCGTGACTGAATGTCGACGGTTAATGAATCTGGAGAGGAATGAGTTGGGGTTGAAAAGAAAGAAtcatataaaaaataagagaaaacagTCTGCAAGATCAACTGAAGACTTTACACCGAAGAGAATCGTAGAAAAGTCTACTGAGAAAAAACCTGCAGGGACATTGACTGCAGAGAAAAAAGCCTCAGAAACGGTTtctatggagaaaaaaaacccagagacGGTTGCTATGAAAGAAAAGATTGCAGAGACGGTTGTTATGGAGAAAAAGGGTGCAGAGACGGTTGCTATGGATATAAGAGTTGCAGGGAAGAAAACCATCAACTCGAAGACCTTAAACTCCACGCCGTCACAGGGTAAGACTTCTGGTGCTATAGCCAAGGCAATGGAAGAGAAGAAACGTCGCCTtacagaggagaaaataaagacCAACCTGAGGGAAAAG CTTCTAGAGTTTAACCGGAAAGCGAGGCTGCTGACACAACCCACCTCCACCATCAAGCCATCAGCAAACTCCCTGGACTCTGAGCTCCTTTAA
- the LOC116719464 gene encoding uncharacterized protein LOC116719464 isoform X2 codes for MDSHDNAWSFPAQRLQPHSGGVAWKEQSSPSLNSPDPDGNPFNSEDEEDPELARKKRELQELHEQIMHKKTTIAIKAIEMIVKNPDSPDDQEFDTYNPESLRDRVTEILQQRSFSFFSKVKLCKQKAKAAASRKDEVKQQHHPLKLRVKALNAHRLRDRGILPPKREKILDVPPPLTTRAVASPAKEESNAAKGFERFLNVLNRGADLNLKSMLSDDPLPPPDHIITSPAKQQQEETTTNKGYEHLLTALKTVAAAVPNMKKTGADVPLLPPGCSITSPERQERTTSKGYERLLSVLNKGAAPNLNTTIPDVSLNPPSHSDPHRTKKESSTKKSPEGESRASRGSEHTGQHSESKSSASRKSESKSKADRCSDHEKSENKHSDHEKSVNKHSDRKTSPKGGNEGKTGDSRASEHKKSVDRGSDLESTISRCSEVKKRNSDCKDGADRGSENANNLDRPSERKGSVHRVCERESSANQGSGIENILDRSSETKRSVSKGSVDWLLEDKGSVKRNFESDSGANRSSGHKNSGDQASESESGVSKTLKSESEKNRGLKSKSSDNKGFERFVSLLNSGVDITKLRKMIKDEVDDLPKTSPSGLKKAPKSENQKSDTGFSLPGCSGISSVKSKTVNQETSSPEDVEIKKVKKRSSLDSSSQLEPALEVKKKKEEEKGTSEIDEKQKQVQSILKTLGLNLDVEELTKLTDRTQERLYGRKNEGRETSESRMEQKSQLALSHKKHSRSRSSSSSSSSSSYSSSSSSSSTFSRYASRSRSRSPRGRRHWRSRSRDAHRRSRDRGRDGGKGHSRTEANKDAQRPSYRNQQHPFCSPYGTPSAYADYNFYQYAQYMNYYNAYNSAINSNWVFDPNQSHVPPSRSQWHSVLADMKLPNQPGQISLHDFMLFMNPDLSGSEGQSNEPSGSRCLTVIDTIPSSASSVTECRRLMNLERNELGLKRKNHIKNKRKQSARSTEDFTPKRIVEKSTEKKPAGTLTAEKKASETVSMEKKNPETVAMKEKIAETVVMEKKGAETVAMDIRVAGKKTINSKTLNSTPSQGKTSGAIAKAMEEKKRRLTEEKIKTNLREKLLEFNRKARLLTQPTSTIKPSANSLDSELL; via the exons ATGGATTCACATGACAATGCCTGGAGTTTTCCTGCTCAAAGGCTGCAG CCTCACAGCGGTGGTGTAGCCTGGAaggaacaaagctccccatccCTGAACTCCCCAGACCCAGATGGAAACCCATTCAACTCAGAGGATGAGGAAGATCCTGAGTTGGCGAGAAAGAAGCGAGAGCTTCAGGAGTTACATGAGCAGATTATGCATAAGAAAACCACCATCGCTATCAAAGCAATTGAGATGATTGTGAAGAATCCAGATTCTCCTGATGACCAGGAGTTTGATACTTACAATCCTGAATCGCTTCGAGACAGAGTGACTGAGATATTGCAGCAACGTTCATTCAGCTTTTTCTCCAAG GTTAAGTTAtgtaaacaaaaagcaaaagccGCTGCTTCGAGAAAAGATGAAGTGAAGCAGCAGCACCATCCACTGAAGCTCAGAGTGAAGGCATTAAATGCACACAGACTCAGGGACCGTGGCATTTTACCACCCAAAAGAGAGAAG ATCCTTGATGTTCCCCCACCTCTCACCACCCGGGCTGTTGCTTCACCGGCTAAAGAGGAAAGCAACGCTGCTAAGGGCTTCGAACGCTTCCTGAATGTGCTCAACAGAGGAGCTGATCTCAACCTGAAAAGCATG CTTTCAGATGaccctctgcctcctcctgacCACATCATTACTTCGCCtgcaaagcagcagcaggaagagacCACCACCAACAAGGGATATGAGCACTTACTCACTGCTCTCAagacagtagcagcagcagtccCTAACATGAAAAAAACG GGTGCTGATGTCCCTCTGCTGCCTCCTGGCTGCAGCATTACTTCCCCTGAAAGGCAGGAGAGAACCACAAGCAAGGGATACGAGCGCTTACTCAGTGTTCTCAACAAAGGAGCTGCTCCCAACTTGAACACCACG atcCCTGATGTTTCGCTAAATCCTCCCAGCCATAGCGACCCTCATAGAACAAAAAAGGAGAGCAGTACCAAGAAGAGTCCTGAGGGCGAGAGCAGAGCCAGTCGAGGTTCTGAGCATACAGGGCAACATTCTGAGAGTAAGAGCAGTGCAAGCAGAAAATCTGAGAGCAAGAGCAAAGCCGACAGATGTTCAGACCACgagaaaagtgaaaacaaacattctgATCACGAGAAAAGTGTCAACAAGCATTCTGACCGCAAGACCAGTCCAAAAGGAGGCAATGAGGGCAAAACTGGTGACAGCAGAGCTTCTGAGCACAAGAAAAGTGTTGACAGAGGCTCTGACCTTGAGAGTACCATCAGCCGATGTTCTGAAGTCAAGAAAAGAAATTCTGATTGTAAAGACGGAGCTGATAGAGGTTCTGAGAACGCGAACAACCTCGACAGACCTTCTGAACGCAAGGGCAGTGTCCACAGAGTTTGTGAGCGCGAGAGCAGTGCGAACCAAGGTTCTGGGATTGAAAACATTCTCGACAGAAGTTCTGAAACCAAGAGGAGTGTCAGCAAGGGCAGCGTTGATTGGCTCCTTGAAGACAAGGGCAGCGTGAAAAGAAATTTTGAGTCAGATAGCGGTGCAAACAGAAGTTCTGGTCACAAGAACAGTGGCGACCAAGCTTCTGAGTCAGAGAGCGGTGTCAGTAAAACTCTTAAAAGTGAGAGCGAGAAGAACAGAGGTCTCAAGAGCAAGAGCAGTGATAACAAAGGTTTTGAGCGCTTTGTGAGTCTGCTCAACAGTGGAGTGGACATCACCAAGCTCAGAAAGATGATCAAAGATGAGGTAGATGATCTTCCAAAAACCTCTCCCTCTGGTTTGAAAAAGGCCCCCAAGAGTGAAAACCAGAAGTCCGATACTGGATTCTCGCTGCCAGGCTGCAGTGGGATCAGCAGCGTAAAATCAAAAACTGTCAATCAAGAGACGTCTTCACCTGAAGACGTTGAGataaagaaagttaaaaaaaggaGCAGTTTGGACTCCAGTAGTCAACTTGAGCCCGCCCTGGAagtgaaaaagaagaaggaagaggaaaaggGAACCTCAGAAATAgatgaaaagcagaaacaagTGCAGAGCATTCTTAAAACGTTGGGTTTGAATCTGGACGTGGAGGAATTGACCAAACTAACAGATCGCACTCAGGAGAGGCTATATGGAAGGAAGAATGAAGGTAGAGAGACGAGCGAAAGCAGGATGGAACAGAAAAGTCAACTTGCTCTCTCCCATAAAAAACACAGTAGGTCccgctcctcctcttcctcttcgtCGTCCTCTTCgtattcttcttcttcctcttcctcctcaacTTTCTCTAGATATGCCTCTAGAAGCCGTAGTCGGAGCCCTCGGGGCCGCCGGCATTGGCGCTCTCGCAGCAGAGATGCACATAGACGTTCTCGTGACAGAGGCAGAGATGGAGGGAAGGGGCATAGCAGGACTGAGGCCAATAAAGACGCCCAGAGGCCCAGTTACAGAAACCAACAACATCCTTTTTGTTCTCCTTACGGTACTCCTTCTGCATATGCCGATTACAATTTCTACCAATATGCCCAGTATATGAACTACTACAATGCCTACAACAGTGCTATAAACTCCAATTGGGTATTTGATCCAAATCAGAGTCATGTGCCACCGTCCCGTTCACAGTGGCACTCAGTATTAGCAGATATGAAGCTTCCCAACCAACCTGGACAGATCTCACTTCATGACTTCATGCTGTTCATGAATCCAGACTTGTCTGGGAGTGAAGGTCAGAGCAACGAACCCTCTGGTTCTCGTTGCCTCACGGTCATCGATACTATACCATCTTCTGCAAGCAGCGTGACTGAATGTCGACGGTTAATGAATCTGGAGAGGAATGAGTTGGGGTTGAAAAGAAAGAAtcatataaaaaataagagaaaacagTCTGCAAGATCAACTGAAGACTTTACACCGAAGAGAATCGTAGAAAAGTCTACTGAGAAAAAACCTGCAGGGACATTGACTGCAGAGAAAAAAGCCTCAGAAACGGTTtctatggagaaaaaaaacccagagacGGTTGCTATGAAAGAAAAGATTGCAGAGACGGTTGTTATGGAGAAAAAGGGTGCAGAGACGGTTGCTATGGATATAAGAGTTGCAGGGAAGAAAACCATCAACTCGAAGACCTTAAACTCCACGCCGTCACAGGGTAAGACTTCTGGTGCTATAGCCAAGGCAATGGAAGAGAAGAAACGTCGCCTtacagaggagaaaataaagacCAACCTGAGGGAAAAG CTTCTAGAGTTTAACCGGAAAGCGAGGCTGCTGACACAACCCACCTCCACCATCAAGCCATCAGCAAACTCCCTGGACTCTGAGCTCCTTTAA
- the LOC116719467 gene encoding group XIIB secretory phospholipase A2-like protein, with translation MTRWALVVPLLVGLLTLRAAGQEAGNPEASPPPPGPPSDGSTQAGDESEDWGLNSLRGGFEAVSGYFDSMLEFMGGKDGVCQYRCRHGKAPLPRPGYNMPEPDGCTSYFFGLPVPDGMDVGIPAMTKCCNQLDTCYDTCGSNKYRCDSKFRWCLHSICSDLKKSLGFVSKVEACETVADTLFNTVWTLGCRPYMNSQRAACYCPGEEKDEL, from the exons ATGACACGCTGGGCCCTCGTCGTGCCCCTCCTGGTGGGCCTGTTGACTCTCAGAGCTGCAGGTCAGGAGGCTGGAAACCCAGAAGCCTCACCACCTCCACCGGGTCCACCCTCTGATGGCAGCACCCAGGCAGGGGATGAGAGCGAGGACTGGGGGCTGAACTCCCTCCGGGGAGGCTTTGAGGCGGTCAGCGGCTACTTTGACTCCATGCTGGAGTTCATGGGTGGAAAAGATGGAGTGTGCCAGTACCGCTGCAGACATG GTAAAGCGCCTCTTCCTCGTCCAGGTTACAACATGCCTGAGCCTGATGGATGCACCTCATACTTCTTTGGCCTTCCTGTTCCAGACGGG ATGGATGTGGGAATCCCAGCGATGACCAAGTGCTGCAATCAGCTGGACACGTGTTACGACACCTGCGGCTCCAACAAGTACCGCTGCGACTCCAAGTTTCGCTGGTGTCTCCACAGCATCTGCTCGGACCTCAAGAAGAGCCTCGGCTTTGTGTCCAAAGTCGAAG CATGCGAGACGGTAGCCGACACCTTGTTCAACACAGTGTGGACTCTGGGCTGCAGACCCTACATGAACAGCCAGAGAGCGGCCTGCTACTGCCCAGGAGAGGAGAAAGATGAACTGTAA